The Brassica napus cultivar Da-Ae chromosome C7, Da-Ae, whole genome shotgun sequence genome has a segment encoding these proteins:
- the LOC106408161 gene encoding uncharacterized protein LOC106408161, which yields MHIYAYSGFWRSSKTKGWKFLVDEEKGGKLLTLNTSKTFDNLRVMVCEDFGTDVNLVNIEMSYLPSDLVIGLDSPPVFITNDRQLKNFLTYVKTKASTRLCVCIRSKAGFNLNEEPAESPNREEVGMSCEVSDDIDGEAELEAEDAKIDESDDESKCEKDMINGRSVCFSLVDVVKKGQHFTSKTALQVTMEICAMKHNFDYKVGKTDKRVWYVCCADDDCRWRVRTEGLTSSSYFIIKKYVADHSCAPSSRNHSVRTASSKTVGSLIMHKYESVKEGPKPNDIIQFMHNDHGVEISYSLAWEAREYAIKVVRGILEKGYEKVLKYLHMMKEANPRSHTFYETDSTGRFRFLFISYGQSIRGFYAGLRKVIVVDETFLKSKYKGVLLVATALDENSNLYPIAFGVGLRE from the coding sequence TTCTGGTTTTTGGAGATCGTCCAAAACAAAAGGATGGAAGTTTCTTGTTGATGAAGAAAAAGGAGGCAAATTACTTACTTTGAACACAAGCAAAACCTTTGACAACCTAAGAGTTATGGTTTGTGAGGACTTTGGAACCGATGTAAACTTGGTCAATATCGAGATGAGTTATTTACCTTCCGATTTGGTGATTGGCCTCGACTCACCCCCTGTTTTCATCACCAATGATCGGCAACTCAAAAATTTTCTTACATACGTGAAGACCAAAGCTTCAACGCGGTTATGTGTGTGTATTCGATCTAAGGCTGGATTTAACTTGAATGAAGAGCCTGCTGAGTCGCCTAACAGAGAGGAAGTGGGTATGTCGTGTGAAGTTTCAGATGATATTGATGGTGAAGCCGAGCTTGAAGCAGAAGATGCGAAGATAGATGAAAGTGATGATGAAAGCAAGTGTGAGAAAGATATGATCAATGGAAGGTCTGTCTGTTTTTCTCTGGTTGATGTTGTAAAGAAGGGTCAACATTTTACTAGCAAAACAGCTTTGCAGgtaacaatggaaatatgcgcAATGAAACATAATTTCGACTACAAGGTTGGCAAAACGGATAAAAGAGTTTGGTACGTTTGTTGCGCGGATGATGATTGCCGCTGGCGTGTTCGCACAGAGGGATTAACaagttcttcatattttatcatcaaaaagTATGTGGCTGATCATTCATGTGCTCCATCATCAAGGAACCACTCTGTTCGGACAGCTTCCTCAAAAACAGTTGGTAGTCTTATCATGCATAAGTACGAAAGTGTCAAGGAAGGGCCGAAACCTAATGATATCATCCAGTTTATGCATAATGATCATGGAGTTGAGATATCCTACTCTTTAGCTTGGGAGGCACGTGAGTATGCAATAAAGGTTGTGAGAGGCATTCTGGAGAAGGGTTATGAAAAAGTTCTCAAATACTTGCACATGATGAAGGAAGCTAATCCAAGATCACACACATTTTATGAAACTGATAGCACTGGGAGATTCAGATTCCTCTTCATCTCATATGGTCAGTCTATTCGCGGTTTTTATGCTGGTCTTCGGAAAGTTATTGTTGTGGATGAAACTTTTTTGAAGAGCAAATACAAAGGAGTATTACTGGTTGCTACTGCTTTGGATGAAAACTCGAACTTATATCCTATTGCATTTGGAGTTGGACTCAGAGAATGA